The following proteins come from a genomic window of Candidatus Methylomirabilota bacterium:
- a CDS encoding permease, which translates to MADQPPTPKGKRIMDTDVLVMGGLTILMAVWAFTRGADLPLRGLQAGLRLLQDVWLPLLFGFCLAGLFEVLVPRELLVRWMGKESGMQGILFGWLVGLLMPGGPYVVFPVAASLLKEGMGVGPLLTFITAKSLLSPIRLFTWEVPFLGWAFVTARTVPSLLLPPIIGIIGQRLYALFLR; encoded by the coding sequence GTGGCAGACCAACCGCCTACGCCGAAGGGGAAAAGGATCATGGATACCGACGTCCTTGTCATGGGAGGGCTGACCATCCTGATGGCCGTATGGGCTTTTACGAGAGGGGCCGATCTGCCACTGCGGGGTCTTCAAGCCGGGTTGAGGCTGCTCCAGGACGTCTGGCTGCCGCTGTTGTTCGGCTTCTGCCTGGCCGGCCTCTTCGAGGTGCTCGTCCCCCGCGAGTTGCTCGTCAGATGGATGGGCAAAGAGTCCGGCATGCAGGGCATCCTGTTTGGGTGGCTGGTGGGCCTGCTGATGCCCGGCGGGCCGTATGTCGTTTTCCCCGTAGCCGCCTCGCTCTTGAAGGAGGGAATGGGGGTCGGACCGTTGCTCACCTTCATTACCGCGAAGTCGCTCCTCTCGCCGATCCGCTTGTTCACATGGGAGGTCCCGTTTCTCGGCTGGGCCTTTGTCACGGCGAGGACAGTTCCGAGTCTGCTCCTGCCCCCGATCATCGGCATCATCGGCCAGCGACTGTACGCCTTGTTTCTCCGCTAG
- a CDS encoding type II toxin-antitoxin system HicA family toxin, whose amino-acid sequence MTKVPSLNYEAVVRALRRDGWVVVRQRGSHIRLQKHTSDETQKLAVPAHRPFKRSTLSQILKHARFSVDEFTKLL is encoded by the coding sequence ATGACGAAGGTCCCGAGCCTCAACTACGAGGCAGTGGTTCGGGCTCTTCGACGTGATGGCTGGGTAGTCGTTCGACAGAGAGGGAGCCACATCAGGCTGCAGAAGCATACCTCCGACGAAACGCAGAAGCTCGCCGTTCCTGCGCATCGCCCTTTCAAGCGATCTACCCTCTCCCAAATCCTGAAGCATGCTCGTTTCTCGGTAGACGAGTTTACCAAATTACTGTGA
- a CDS encoding HAMP domain-containing protein produces MKFQRKLLLGFALMVVPVLLISIEAIWNNREERAALRALGESMARTRTYAELETVLFRQSRQIWGFLTGTDHEAQAEFFRLEPEIEEHLRQWKLTLTPDEMDLVTDVEQIHGQMFDVGKRIISLYQNGQRSAALTLANTELKGRLLPTLSAKNKEVYGAARAHSLQRAYARLEKILQTEGRLLSLIILLSLAIGVAASILISRGLARPIHQLKAAMEVVGAGRLDHEVAVRSKDEIGELAQAFAGMTENLKRSHEAMARLNHELELKIKKLEETQAQLIQSEKLASIGEMSAAVAHGLRNPLASLRAAAQVTLHHVADGPVAQAHLKMVIAEVDRLDRRITHLLAFSRPGPFRPIPEQLPRLIDGLLPTFAGPLKDRGIRLEIDMQRDLPEVDIDPIQVEQALGEIFSNALDAMPDGGSITIRGYRGTGNGRSGSVVLEIADTGGGIATPLLPSVCDPFFTTKAEGTGLGLAIAKRYVAQNGGSLDIASAPGVGTTVRITLPISSGDRDRTA; encoded by the coding sequence ATGAAGTTCCAACGCAAGTTGCTGCTCGGCTTCGCGCTCATGGTTGTACCGGTTCTGCTGATCAGCATAGAAGCCATCTGGAATAACCGGGAGGAACGAGCAGCCCTCAGAGCGCTTGGCGAGAGTATGGCGAGAACTCGGACGTATGCCGAACTCGAAACGGTCTTATTTCGCCAGAGCCGCCAAATCTGGGGGTTTCTCACCGGGACGGACCATGAGGCGCAGGCGGAGTTCTTTCGGTTGGAGCCGGAGATCGAGGAGCACCTCCGCCAATGGAAGCTAACACTGACACCCGATGAAATGGATCTCGTCACAGACGTCGAACAGATCCATGGCCAGATGTTCGACGTCGGCAAGCGCATCATCTCCCTGTATCAGAACGGACAGCGGAGCGCAGCGCTGACCTTGGCCAATACGGAACTGAAGGGCCGGCTCCTGCCTACCCTCAGCGCCAAAAATAAAGAGGTGTACGGCGCGGCCCGCGCCCACAGCCTGCAACGGGCCTACGCCAGACTTGAGAAGATCCTGCAAACCGAGGGGCGCCTGCTGTCATTGATTATTCTGCTTTCCCTGGCCATCGGGGTGGCCGCCTCGATCTTGATCTCCAGAGGGCTGGCGCGTCCGATCCATCAGCTTAAAGCGGCAATGGAGGTAGTGGGCGCAGGCCGTCTGGATCACGAGGTAGCGGTTCGCTCGAAAGATGAGATCGGCGAGCTGGCGCAGGCGTTCGCCGGGATGACCGAGAACCTGAAGCGGTCCCATGAGGCGATGGCCCGGCTCAACCACGAGTTGGAGCTCAAAATCAAGAAGTTGGAAGAGACTCAGGCGCAACTCATCCAATCTGAAAAACTGGCCTCTATCGGCGAGATGTCCGCCGCGGTCGCCCACGGCTTGCGCAATCCCCTGGCGAGCCTTCGAGCCGCGGCCCAGGTTACCCTTCATCACGTAGCCGACGGGCCTGTGGCGCAGGCGCACCTGAAGATGGTCATCGCCGAGGTCGACCGGTTGGACCGCCGCATCACGCATCTGCTCGCCTTCTCCCGCCCAGGCCCTTTTCGTCCCATCCCGGAACAGCTCCCCAGGCTGATCGACGGCCTGTTACCCACATTCGCCGGACCGCTCAAGGATCGCGGTATCCGACTTGAAATCGACATGCAGCGCGACCTGCCTGAGGTAGATATCGATCCGATTCAGGTAGAGCAAGCGCTGGGCGAGATCTTCTCCAACGCCCTCGATGCCATGCCCGATGGCGGGTCTATCACGATCCGGGGGTACCGCGGAACGGGAAACGGCAGGTCTGGATCGGTGGTCCTGGAGATCGCCGATACCGGGGGCGGGATCGCCACGCCACTGCTCCCGTCGGTTTGTGATCCATTCTTCACAACGAAGGCGGAAGGAACCGGCCTTGGCCTCGCCATCGCCAAACGATACGTGGCGCAGAATGGCGGATCACTGGACATCGCCAGTGCGCCGGGAGTCGGAACCACGGTGCGCATCACACTGCCGATATCATCGGGTGACCGGGACAGGACCGCATGA
- a CDS encoding 2-dehydropantoate 2-reductase, translating into MKVAVVGVGAVGGYFGGLLAKGGVDVTFIARGERLKALRAKGLTVKSWKGDFSVRVSATDEPAEVGSVNLVLFCVKSYDTESAIRQAFPMIGQQTDVLSLQNGIDNEEKIASLIGKEKVIAGVAYIGASAPEPGVVLHQESGKIVFGELDGGVSERVVRLKAFFDRYGLSAEGSPDMKKVLWAKLAWNAPFNAVNTLVGGPVKAIIENPHTLELARRVTEEVVTLANASGVSLAFEEVWARNIRFSQGYDVKTSMLQDHEAGKPLEYEALNGVIIKKAAEHSLQAPYNFTLYALLSALQITS; encoded by the coding sequence ATGAAGGTGGCGGTGGTGGGAGTGGGGGCAGTGGGGGGCTACTTCGGTGGTCTGCTGGCCAAGGGTGGTGTCGATGTCACATTCATCGCCCGCGGCGAGCGCCTGAAGGCGCTCAGGGCGAAGGGCCTCACGGTCAAGAGTTGGAAGGGGGACTTCTCCGTCCGCGTCAGCGCTACTGATGAACCGGCGGAGGTTGGTTCCGTCAACTTGGTCCTTTTCTGCGTGAAATCGTACGATACCGAGTCGGCTATTCGCCAGGCATTCCCCATGATTGGGCAGCAGACCGACGTTCTGTCGCTTCAGAATGGGATCGACAACGAGGAGAAGATTGCGTCCCTCATCGGTAAGGAGAAGGTCATAGCGGGGGTCGCCTACATCGGGGCGAGCGCGCCGGAGCCCGGAGTGGTCCTCCACCAGGAGAGCGGGAAGATCGTATTCGGAGAGCTCGACGGGGGCGTCAGCGAGCGGGTTGTCAGGCTTAAAGCGTTCTTCGACCGATACGGCCTATCCGCTGAAGGCTCCCCTGACATGAAAAAAGTCCTGTGGGCGAAGCTTGCCTGGAATGCCCCTTTTAACGCAGTCAATACACTGGTCGGCGGCCCCGTCAAGGCCATCATCGAGAACCCCCACACCCTTGAGCTGGCAAGGCGGGTGACGGAAGAGGTCGTCACCCTGGCGAACGCTTCAGGGGTCAGCCTTGCTTTTGAAGAGGTTTGGGCGCGGAATATTCGGTTCTCGCAAGGGTACGACGTCAAGACCTCAATGCTTCAGGACCACGAGGCGGGCAAGCCTTTGGAGTATGAAGCCTTGAATGGCGTCATCATCAAAAAGGCGGCCGAACACAGTCTTCAGGCGCCCTACAACTTCACCCTCTACGCCCTCCTGTCGGCGCTTCAGATTACAAGCTGA
- a CDS encoding sigma-54-dependent Fis family transcriptional regulator, translating to MNPSTLLIVDDERTLARSIKLFMTEQGYEAEVAENADKALELLDRLRPDLVFLDVCLPGQSGMELLSRIKEFDRNIAVIIMTAYGSIEGAVEAVKLGAFDYIKKPVDLDELKLLADRACESARLRQQLSYYREREVRELPLMGIIGKCDAIREIIARIRQIAALEEPPPILITGETGTGKGLVARTLHRHSRRAARSFIEVNCTALPATLMEAELFGYERGAFTDAKESKMGLFEAADGGFLYLDEVGDTELPLQGKLLRAVEERVIRRVGGLRDRRVDVTIVAATHRDLETEVKGGRFRKDLYYRLAVITIDLPPLRERGEDILLLATHFLETFNVKYGKTIRAIDDRAAHTLCEYPWPGNIRELSHVIERAVLWSYGDHLSIEQLSLTPAPPSTPVDPLPATGLTHGALPREGIDLAAWERSLVEQALRDSGGNQTKAAKLLRLSRDTLRYRLKKFGLSRP from the coding sequence ATGAACCCCTCGACGCTGTTGATTGTGGATGACGAGCGCACCCTGGCTCGCTCGATCAAGCTGTTCATGACCGAGCAAGGGTACGAGGCAGAAGTGGCGGAGAACGCCGACAAGGCGCTCGAACTCTTAGATCGTCTCCGCCCCGACCTGGTCTTCCTGGATGTCTGCCTGCCGGGCCAAAGCGGCATGGAGTTGCTGAGCAGAATCAAGGAGTTCGACCGCAATATTGCCGTCATTATTATGACCGCCTACGGCTCTATTGAAGGGGCAGTGGAGGCGGTCAAGCTTGGGGCGTTCGATTACATCAAGAAACCGGTCGATCTGGACGAGCTGAAGCTGCTGGCCGACCGGGCGTGTGAGAGCGCGCGGTTACGACAGCAACTCTCTTACTACCGAGAGCGGGAAGTCCGGGAGCTTCCCCTCATGGGGATCATCGGCAAATGCGATGCGATCCGCGAGATCATTGCAAGAATCCGGCAGATCGCCGCCCTGGAGGAGCCCCCACCGATTCTGATTACGGGGGAGACGGGAACCGGTAAGGGGTTGGTAGCGCGCACGCTGCACCGCCACAGTCGGCGGGCTGCCCGCTCGTTTATCGAGGTGAACTGCACGGCGCTGCCCGCTACGCTGATGGAAGCGGAGCTGTTCGGATACGAGCGCGGAGCGTTCACAGACGCCAAGGAATCAAAGATGGGTCTGTTCGAGGCCGCTGATGGGGGCTTCCTCTACCTGGACGAGGTTGGAGACACCGAGCTCCCGCTTCAAGGTAAGCTGCTTCGCGCCGTCGAGGAGAGGGTCATCCGCCGAGTCGGGGGATTGCGGGACCGGCGGGTTGATGTCACCATCGTTGCCGCCACCCATCGGGATCTCGAAACTGAGGTTAAGGGCGGCCGATTCAGAAAGGATCTCTACTATCGGCTCGCCGTCATCACCATCGATCTGCCGCCGCTGCGCGAGCGCGGCGAAGATATCCTGCTGCTCGCCACCCATTTCCTGGAGACGTTCAACGTCAAATACGGGAAGACGATCCGAGCAATCGATGACCGGGCCGCCCACACCCTATGCGAGTATCCTTGGCCCGGCAACATTCGGGAACTGAGCCACGTCATCGAGCGCGCGGTCCTGTGGAGCTACGGGGATCATCTTTCGATCGAACAGCTCTCCCTGACGCCTGCACCGCCGAGTACGCCGGTGGACCCCCTGCCTGCTACGGGTCTTACCCACGGGGCGCTCCCGCGCGAAGGGATCGACCTGGCGGCGTGGGAACGGTCGTTGGTGGAGCAGGCGTTGCGGGATAGCGGCGGCAATCAGACGAAGGCGGCCAAGCTACTCCGCCTCAGTCGAGACACCCTTCGCTATCGACTGAAGAAGTTCGGCCTATCCCGACCCTGA